One Ogataea parapolymorpha DL-1 chromosome VI, whole genome shotgun sequence DNA window includes the following coding sequences:
- a CDS encoding CTP-dependent diacylglycerol kinase 1, whose protein sequence is MVKSANERAVPSVVVDQVDSSYNEEDDPDYTSNGASETFDEEEGDTELESEVSDTNPGDLSSISSDFENMDKKPIKQFYPVQDSQYQSTADILLETHKRFKNLIHKHEVPRKLFHVSIGFITLYLYTINVQTPMLIKPLVTGFLSVLSLDLLRFRSQTFNRLYCSAVGFLMRDKEINTYNGTLWYLLGLSLVFQTQKKDIAVMAVLLLSWSDTAASTFGRLYGHLTPKITKSKSLAGSIAAFITGVGSSYLFYGYFVPAYPEVNYYSEFAWEPSKSYLSLHTLSFLCGLVASVSEALTIFNWDDNFTIPVFCSGFLWAVLKFSARD, encoded by the coding sequence ATGGTTAAATCGGCAAATGAAAGAGCCGTGCCTTCCGTGGTTGTGGATCAGGTAGATAGCTCTTATaatgaagaagatgacCCAGATTACACATCAAATGGAGCATCGGAAACTTTTGATGAAGAGGAAGGTGATACGGAATTAGAGTCCGAAGTAAGTGACACAAACCCGGGAGATCTTTCTTCTATATCCTCGGACTTTGAGAACATGGATAAGAAACCCATCAAACAGTTCTATCCGGTGCAGGATTCCCAGTACCAAAGCACCGCAGACATACTTTTGGAAACTCACAAACgtttcaagaacctcatACACAAACACGAGGTGCCGCGCAAATTATTTCACGTCTCCATCGGATTCATTACACTCTATTTATACACTATCAATGTCCAGACTCCAATGTTGATCAAACCACTAGTGACGGGATTTCTATCAGTGCTATCACTCGATCTTTTGCGGTTTAGATCACAAACATTCAACCGACTATACTGCAGTGCGGTCGGCTTTTTGATGAGAGATAAGGAAATTAATACTTACAATGGCACCTTGTGGTATCTACTTGGGTTGAGCCTAGTTTTCCAAACGCAAAAGAAGGATATCGCTGTCATGGCGGTTCTGCTCCTAAGTTGGTCAGACACTGCTGCCTCTACGTTCGGTCGTCTATACGGTCACTTGACACCTAAAATCACCAAGTCTAAATCCCTTGCCGGATCAATTGCAGCATTCATTACAGGTGTCGGATCGTCGTACTTGTTCTACGGATATTTCGTGCCAGCATACCCTGAGGTCAACTATTACTCCGAGTTCGCATGGGAGCCCTCAAAGAGCTATCTGAGCCTACATACCCTTTCATTTTTGTGCGGATTGGTTGCATCGGTCAGCGAAGCTCTTACTATATTCAACTGGGACGACAACTTCACCATTCCGGTGTTTTGCAGTGGTTTCCTATGGGCGGTTCTCAAGTTTTCTGCTAGAGACTAA